The Laspinema palackyanum D2c genome segment GATCTACACCGAATTTAGGCCAAAAACCCGGTTTCGGGTCCCGCATTTGGGGTAAGTAGGAGGGTGTAAAAAAGCCTCTTTCGCAGTGTCACCCCACAGGGTACGGCGCGATCGCCCCAAAAAAATAGCCTCCATCCGAGTGGAGGAGGCAGGTTTTACCGACAAACTATACCTTGGTGCGATCGGTTAAAATTTCATAACCCTGTTCAGTTACCAAGACCGTATGCTCGAACTGAGCAGACAAGGAATTATCCACCGTCACCGCTGTCCATTTATCCGATAAAATCTTCGTGTGGCGTGAACCCTGATTCACAATTGGCTCGATCGCCAAAGTCATCCCCGCACGCAATTTGACATTCGGCATCTCCCGAGTCCGGAAATTAAACACCGAGGGTTCTTCATGAAGATTTCGACCCACACCATGACCCGTGAAATCTTCCACCACACTAAACCCATTCGCCTTCACGCAATCCTCGATCGCCCCGGCAATATCCAGCAGATAATTACCCGCCTTGACTTGTTCAATGCCCTTATAAAGCGACTCTTCTGCTGCCCGAATCAAGTGTGCTGCTTCTGGAGAGGTTTCCCCTCCTACAGCGATCGTAATGCAAGAATCCCCATGAAATCCCTCAAAATAAGCGCCGGTATCCACCTTGAGGACATCCCCGAGACAGAGGACCTTCTTTTTATTGGGAATTCCATGCACCACTTCTTGATTAACGCTGGCGCAAATCGAAGCGGGAAATCCATGATACCCCTTAAAACTCGGAGTCGCCCCCATTTCCCGGATGCGTTTTTCCGCATAAGCATCCAAATCAGCGGTGGTCATTCCTGGTTGCACGGTTTCGGAAATTTCTTTGAGAACCGTAGCAACAATTTTTGAGGCTTGACGCATGATATCGATTTCACGCTGCGACTTGAGCTCAATCCCCCGGCGTTGCTGTTTTTTGGGACGCGATTGACCGACAGGCTGAGGCAGTAGATTAGAAAGAATGTTCATCTATGGGATAACTAACTAGGATATGGACATCAATAAATAAGAGGAAGCGTTGCGCCAGTCGGCGATCGCCCTGATGCATCTAGGAATCTTTATCTAAGTTAACAGATTATTCAGCAATTCCCCAGAAGGTTCTAGGGTAAAGGGTCACTCCAGACCCTCTACCTGTTCTAGTCCTTTATACCGATCTCGGTCCCGCAGAGATGGTAATCGTCCCCGTCATCCCCGCTTCCGTATGACCGGGAATGGTGCAGCGCAACTGATAAGTTCCGGGTTTCATCGGAGTTAAGATCCATTCCGCCTCAGCGGTGGGTTTGAGTTCAAGTTCGTGAATCGCCCCTTTAATTTCCACCTTTCCCGCTTCAACTTTGCTCGAATAACTGGCATCGGCAAAATCTTTAGCCGTGAAATAATGTTTTTGAGGACTGGGGTTGTCTAGGACTAATTTATATTGCTTTCCGGCCACAAAGTCGAGGCGATCGGGAAAAAACTTTAGCTCATTTGCCTGATTGCCTAAACTGACTTTAATTTCAGTCACAGATTGAGCTGCCAGAGTCGCGGTAGGAATGGGATCCGCCAGAACTGGGGACCCGAACCAACCGAATCCGAGGGTCAGAGTGAGCATTAGGGAGAACAGCGTTGGCAAGAATAGACTTGGGAATAGTTTTAAAGGCGATCGCAGGATGGGGAGGACAGTCATAAGTTTTGAGGAAAATTGCGAAGGTTTCCTTCCCGAATGTATCATCCCGGGGGAATGGGTGGGGAGATGTTCAACGTCCCGACTTCAGTCGTTCTCTTCGTTTGTAGTAACGACTTCAGTCGTTCTCTTCGTTCGTAGTAACGACTTCAGTCGTTCTCTTCGTTCGTAGTAACGACTTCAGTCGTTTCCGCGTTACTTGGTTCAAGCCTAGTAACGCCCATCTCAGGCTCTGTCTCCAGTCTACAAGCAGACAGGGGTTAGACCCTGGGATTGCTCGTGTTATGGCTCACGCCATAACACAAGAGCAACGACTGAAGTCGTTACTACGAACATCTCCCCCATCCTCCCCATCTCCCCCATCTGCCGTATTTAAGATTTTAAAACTCGGATAAACTCCAACGGGAGTCCATCGGTATCGGCAATGAAAGCGACTTCGTAGAGGCGATCGCCGATTTGTTGTTGCGTGGGTTCTAGCAATACCTTCAAGGGGGATAAATCTGGGTTGGACTCGGTGGCGTCCAAAACCTGCTGTTGTAACTGTTCTAACCAACTGGGTAGATCGGGGGTGGAGTCGGTCAGGTCAAAGGATAGATGATAATAGCCGGTGTAATGCTCATCTCCAAAGGCATCGGCGGCGGGACGGGGTTCGGGAATTTGAATCAGTTCAATGCGTCCATTTAAACCTTCCATCCAACAGGCGAGGGTAATGCCTGCGGTAAAGCGTTCGCAAACGGTAAATCCAAGGAGGGAATAAAAGGCGATCGCCCGATGAATATTCGCAGTCCGGATCGAAACGTGGTGCATCTTCCCTGCCTTAGATGGAATTACTCAAACAATCGGAAATAAGGATAGCGGATGGGAACCCCTGGTTCTTTTTCCAGCTCAAAATTAATCACTTCCCAACAGGGTTCCACCGCTGCCTCGGGACTGAATTCCACGGGTAACCCATAGAGTCGAAGTTTTGCTGAATCCGGCTGACCCCGCCAAGGAGAACTGCGTTCGAGGTAGGAGCCAATTAGGTTTTGATAGCGTTGGGCAATAATCACTTGAGTTGCCCGATACCCTTGGGTGTAGAGGCGATCGAGGGCTTCATGGATTTCAAAGCGAATCCCATCGGGATGGGTATGTTGCCGATACCACTCTTGATTCCACTGCCGCCAATGCCGTCCAGACTGGAGGTGAATCAGTTCCCCGGTGTTCGGGTTAGCCTCAAATGCCCCATGACGCTGACACAAATAAGTATCCGTCAGAGTCAGTGCCGGGATTGTCTGACGACAATGGGGACACTGAATCTCTGGGCCGAAGATAGGATACTGCGAAGCTAAATTGATCATGCTATTGGGGGCCAACTTGCTTGGATTAGGTGCGCCAGGGATTTTGGCTTTATTATAGCTAGGGAGACCTGGGTATTGCTTACAATTTATGGCGATTCCTTAAATAAGGCAAGCTCAATTGTGACAAATCTCAATCAACCTCTCCGGGTTTCCTCGAATTTTTGGCCGGTGCCGGATCTGTCTGCTGCGGCTTTTGTTGCTCCGAATGCGACGGTGATGGGATGGGTGGAGGTGGGTCCCGGGGCGAGTATCTGGTACGGTGCGGTGGTGCGCGCTGATGTGGAAAAAATTATCATTGGCGCGAGTAGCAATATTCAAGATGGGGCGGTTTTACATGGAGACCCCGGAAAACTGACGGTTTTAGAAGAGTTCGTGACGGTGGGCCATCGGGCGGTGGTGCATGGGGCCTATATTGAACGGGGCTGTTTGGTGGGGATTGGTGCGGTGGTGATGGATGGGGTGCGAGTGGGGACTGGGAGTACGATCGGGGCTGGGGCCGTGGTTACGAAGGATGTTCCACCCTATACCCTGGTGGTGGGCATTCCGGCTAAACCCCTGCGTACTGTATCGGAAGCGGAAGCGGCTGAATTGATTGAACACGCAAGGCGCTATGAGAAGTTGGCGTTGGTTCATGCGGGTAAGGGGACGGATCTGGGCTTTAAGGTGGCGGATTCCTAGGAGCCTAGTACCGTTAAGGACAAGAAACCGGGTTTCTGGCCGAATTTGTGGCTGATTATCAGCATTTTTGTCAAGAAACCCGGTTTCTGACCTCTGCTGTGGCGGCAGGACAAGAAACCGGGTTTCTGCGCGAATTTGTGGCTAATTATCAGCATTTCTGTAAAGAAACCCGGTTTCTAACCTCTATGGAGCCCAGCCCAGCCTGGAGTTTTCAGGGTTCTGAGGGTTTCCGGGGTTAATTTGAGCCGATATCTGTCCAAAGGGTTGTTCAACTGAGCCAATTGATTGCAAAATGTCAGTAGAACTCGGAAAATAAGTTAAGAATTTAAAGAAAAGGGGAATTCACTATGGATTTTGACTGGCGCGTACTTATTGTTCTGTTACCCATCATTGGTGCTGGAAGTTGGGCGCTGTTCAATGTGGGTAAAGTGGCGATCGCACAGATCCAAAACTTTTTGAACAAACAAGCCTAATCAGTTTCACCCTAGTCCCAGGGGTTGATACTTCCCTCTTTTGGAGTCGTTTTTTCCCTTGAGCTCGTGGGAGTCCTTCTGGAACTTGAAGAGGGATTCACGGGTCATTTTGACCCAGCAGCTTGGACTGCCAATCACGCAAACGCAAACACAAAACTAATCTAAAAGCACCTGAACCTAGGCCACTGAGCAAAGGTTTGGGGGCTTTTTTCTTGTGGCGATCGCCTTAAACATCAGTCTGAGGGGTAGGTGCGGGTAGCTGGATGGTAAATGAAAAGGTACTCCCTTGACCCAGGGTACTTTCGGCCCAAATCCGCCCGCCATGCTGTTGGACAATTTTTTCACAAATGGCTAGACCTAAGCCGGTCCCTCCATGAGCACGGGAGTCGGAACTATCCACCTGTTGAAAGCGCTCGAAAATCTTTTCTAACCGTTCCGGGGGAATGCCGCGTCCACAATCTTTGACTTGGAAGAGGATATGGGTGGATTGCAGGGATGTCGTTAGCCAGACGGTGGAGCCTGGAGGGGAAAATTTGATAGCATTGCTCAGGAGATTGGTAAAGACCTGGATCAGGCGATCGGCATCAGCCCATAAGACGACCTGGGCAGGCTCAACTACAATGGAAACCGATGCCTCTTCAGCGAGGGCTTGGATGGAATCGACCCCGCGTTCCATGAGTTCTCCCGCAGAACAAGGCTGTTTGACGATCGCCACTTTTCCCGAGGCCATGCGTTCCATATCCAGAATATCGTTGAGCAGACGCAAGAGGCGGTCTGAGTTTTCTAAGGCAATGGTGAGCATTCGTTGGGATTTTTCCGGTTTATTCGCCAGGACTCCACTGGCTAAGAGTCCTAGGGAACCGCGAATTGAGGTGAGTGGGGTGCGAAGTTCATGGCTGACGATGGAGATAAACTCATCTTTCATCCGTTCCATTTCCAGTCGCTCAGTGATGTCTTTGAAGGTTAAAACTACCCCGACAATTTCCCCTTTTTGTCGCAGGGGGGCGCTGATATATTCCACGGGAAAACAGGTGCCGTCTTTGCGCCAAAAGACGCCATCGGTAATAAATTTGACGCTGCCTTGTTGGAGGGTTTCTTGAATGGGAAATTCGCCCTCTGGATGAGCGGTTTTCGGACAGTGGTTCGTTCTTAACAGGAGTTGGACCGGATGACCGATCGCCTCTGCGGGTCCATAACCCAACATTCTCTCGGCAGCAGGATTTAAAAAGGTGAGTTTCATCTGCTCATCCAATCCGCAAATCCCTTCTCCGGCAGAGTTTAAGATTAACTCGTTCTGATGGCGTAACCAGGCTAGAGCTTGATCCGGTGGCGGATAATCCGCCGGTTGGGTGCCAATGGTGGAGGCATACAAATCTGCTCGCAGTGCCATGTGAGCGAGGCGATCGCGAATGGTTTGGAGTTCGTTCCGGTTGCTCAGGGGCGATCGGGGTGCAGGGATGTCCTGATTCGGCCAGTTCGGGAGGTCGTTACAAGGACAGGACATGGGGGGCATTCCTCTCGTTCTTAGGGGGTGAGGCATGGAACATCGAGGGCAATCCACAATTTCCCATTCGGAGGTCATGAGCTCGGCGACGGTTTCCTCGGTTCCCGCTAGATAACAATGCCCTGACTCTGGCGCTTGTACCTCGAACCATAATTGTTCAAACTCCGGACTGTAGGACTCGCCTGCAATGGTTTCTTTCGGCTTGCGGTCTAGCCCTCCGTTTTTCATCAAGACAGTTTTGCCTAATTGCAGCCAATGAGCAAGATATGCTTTTACTTTAGATGGGGACGCCATAATTCCCTATAACCTTCCATTGTGGAGCTAGACCCTCGAAAGGGCTGCTTTTTTAACCAAATCTTAAGATTGGCAGTCTTCCGCCTATCCCCAGTTTAAGAAATTTTCGGAAATCCCGGAGCGATTCATCGAGGGACCCTTGACTGGACCGGGACTGACGCAATCTTTAACGTCAAACCCTAAATGTCGAGGCGATTCGCTCCTGATGCCTCTACGTTTAGGGTGGCTTTCTCAAAATCTGTGTAAGTCCTGCTGGGGATAACAAAACTGGGCAATTCAAGGTTTAAGTCTGTTGCAAATCCCCGGAGTTGATTCTCCAACCTGGGCAAAATTCTCGGGTTTGGTTCCCACTCACTCCTGATGCTGGGCACGCACTTTGTCACGGAGGCGTTGAGCGATCGCCTGAATGTAACTCATCCCTTCATCATCGGGTTCCATATTACACCGTCGCCAGCGATTTCTAGCTATCAATAAGGCGGTGCGAAGTTCCTGGAATGACTGCGGTAGAATATGCTTTCTTTGGTAATCTTTTGCACAGCGATCGCCAATTTCCACGCATTCTTCTACCGATTCCCAGGATTTATAGCCATTGAAGGTTAAAGCAAAATGATTAAATAACTCCCAGCGGGCATGAGTGGAGGGAATATCGGATTCACTCAGTTGGGTATGACTAATTGGGTTTAACAGTAAATTAACCAGAGGCAACCATGTTTTTTCTATCCATTTTAAATCCTTGGATGTCATCACTCGCTCAAAAATCCAATGGCTTTCTATTAATCCCATTTCCATCCCAATTTCCGCCTCTTTATTAGAGGTATGAAAAATTAAGGGGCATTGAGGCTTTTGGGTGGCTAAATAATCTACAACCTCTCGTCCATTCCCTGGATCAAAAGCTTTTTCGTACCCGGTCCAATTCGGTCCTAAGTTATACTCCAAGCTAATTAACAAGCATTTTTGTAAATGGATTTTTAGCCAGGATACAATCTCAGGAGCATTATCAAAAAATACCAAAGATTCGTCTGGAAACATCTGTCCCAGGTGATGGCGCATCCGGTCAATTCGCTGTTTTTTATTCTCTAAAATTACAATATATTTGGCGCGGCTTAGGCGATTAAATTGGGGAGTATTTCGCGAAATCCAGGCCATTAATTCTATAGAATTCTTAAAAAATCCAGCGGACCAACCGGGAAACACCTCACTCAGGCGATCGCTGATTAATTGTGCTGATTCCGGGGTGTCATCTAAAACAATAATCATCCGTGATGCAGGCGCGGTATGAGGGGCTCGTTGTTCGGGCTGCTCAAGGATGCGCTCCTCGATAGAATTTGGGCTATTTTTACCCCTAGATTGGATTAATCGTTTCAGGGTATCGGCCCAATCTGAATCAATCCAGTCCCAAGAGTCCATGGCATCCAAAGATGGGCAAGGGATGACCCGTTCACAGTGCCACTTTGCCTCCTTCAGCGCCATTTCCATCCCAATTTCAGCATCACTATTGGAGGTATGGAGAATCACTGGACATTGGGGCAATTGTGTGATTAAATAATCTACCACATCCCGACCAATTCCTGGATCAAACAGTTGGCCGATGCGTTCCCAACTCGGACCCAAATCATGGTCAAGACTGAGCAAAAGGCACTCATGTAAGTGCCCTTTTAGCCAA includes the following:
- a CDS encoding TIGR02652 family protein gives rise to the protein MINLASQYPIFGPEIQCPHCRQTIPALTLTDTYLCQRHGAFEANPNTGELIHLQSGRHWRQWNQEWYRQHTHPDGIRFEIHEALDRLYTQGYRATQVIIAQRYQNLIGSYLERSSPWRGQPDSAKLRLYGLPVEFSPEAAVEPCWEVINFELEKEPGVPIRYPYFRLFE
- a CDS encoding VOC family protein; amino-acid sequence: MHHVSIRTANIHRAIAFYSLLGFTVCERFTAGITLACWMEGLNGRIELIQIPEPRPAADAFGDEHYTGYYHLSFDLTDSTPDLPSWLEQLQQQVLDATESNPDLSPLKVLLEPTQQQIGDRLYEVAFIADTDGLPLEFIRVLKS
- the map gene encoding type I methionyl aminopeptidase, translating into MNILSNLLPQPVGQSRPKKQQRRGIELKSQREIDIMRQASKIVATVLKEISETVQPGMTTADLDAYAEKRIREMGATPSFKGYHGFPASICASVNQEVVHGIPNKKKVLCLGDVLKVDTGAYFEGFHGDSCITIAVGGETSPEAAHLIRAAEESLYKGIEQVKAGNYLLDIAGAIEDCVKANGFSVVEDFTGHGVGRNLHEEPSVFNFRTREMPNVKLRAGMTLAIEPIVNQGSRHTKILSDKWTAVTVDNSLSAQFEHTVLVTEQGYEILTDRTKV
- a CDS encoding plastocyanin/azurin family copper-binding protein produces the protein MTVLPILRSPLKLFPSLFLPTLFSLMLTLTLGFGWFGSPVLADPIPTATLAAQSVTEIKVSLGNQANELKFFPDRLDFVAGKQYKLVLDNPSPQKHYFTAKDFADASYSSKVEAGKVEIKGAIHELELKPTAEAEWILTPMKPGTYQLRCTIPGHTEAGMTGTITISAGPRSV
- a CDS encoding cyclic-phosphate processing receiver domain-containing protein; this translates as MHEIIAILEDNPGRIQAMEKRLKASFPDCSAIFFNNAPDMIAWLKGHLHECLLLSLDHDLGPSWERIGQLFDPGIGRDVVDYLITQLPQCPVILHTSNSDAEIGMEMALKEAKWHCERVIPCPSLDAMDSWDWIDSDWADTLKRLIQSRGKNSPNSIEERILEQPEQRAPHTAPASRMIIVLDDTPESAQLISDRLSEVFPGWSAGFFKNSIELMAWISRNTPQFNRLSRAKYIVILENKKQRIDRMRHHLGQMFPDESLVFFDNAPEIVSWLKIHLQKCLLISLEYNLGPNWTGYEKAFDPGNGREVVDYLATQKPQCPLIFHTSNKEAEIGMEMGLIESHWIFERVMTSKDLKWIEKTWLPLVNLLLNPISHTQLSESDIPSTHARWELFNHFALTFNGYKSWESVEECVEIGDRCAKDYQRKHILPQSFQELRTALLIARNRWRRCNMEPDDEGMSYIQAIAQRLRDKVRAQHQE
- a CDS encoding PAS domain-containing sensor histidine kinase translates to MASPSKVKAYLAHWLQLGKTVLMKNGGLDRKPKETIAGESYSPEFEQLWFEVQAPESGHCYLAGTEETVAELMTSEWEIVDCPRCSMPHPLRTRGMPPMSCPCNDLPNWPNQDIPAPRSPLSNRNELQTIRDRLAHMALRADLYASTIGTQPADYPPPDQALAWLRHQNELILNSAGEGICGLDEQMKLTFLNPAAERMLGYGPAEAIGHPVQLLLRTNHCPKTAHPEGEFPIQETLQQGSVKFITDGVFWRKDGTCFPVEYISAPLRQKGEIVGVVLTFKDITERLEMERMKDEFISIVSHELRTPLTSIRGSLGLLASGVLANKPEKSQRMLTIALENSDRLLRLLNDILDMERMASGKVAIVKQPCSAGELMERGVDSIQALAEEASVSIVVEPAQVVLWADADRLIQVFTNLLSNAIKFSPPGSTVWLTTSLQSTHILFQVKDCGRGIPPERLEKIFERFQQVDSSDSRAHGGTGLGLAICEKIVQQHGGRIWAESTLGQGSTFSFTIQLPAPTPQTDV
- a CDS encoding gamma carbonic anhydrase family protein; protein product: MTNLNQPLRVSSNFWPVPDLSAAAFVAPNATVMGWVEVGPGASIWYGAVVRADVEKIIIGASSNIQDGAVLHGDPGKLTVLEEFVTVGHRAVVHGAYIERGCLVGIGAVVMDGVRVGTGSTIGAGAVVTKDVPPYTLVVGIPAKPLRTVSEAEAAELIEHARRYEKLALVHAGKGTDLGFKVADS
- a CDS encoding photosystem II protein Y, whose translation is MDFDWRVLIVLLPIIGAGSWALFNVGKVAIAQIQNFLNKQA